A portion of the Nitrospirota bacterium genome contains these proteins:
- a CDS encoding sulfatase-like hydrolase/transferase, which yields MRRLFIFLNNIVFLLIALFLFRLTFFLKYSDITGVSIKDVLLAFCVGLRFDLATAGYILTPVTLLFFIPFISEREKYLKITSLLSLIWLDLIIIFLFVDLNYYQFSQRHLTFEISNTMGDIPSIVKSGFREYLPEMLSLFFFMTVYSYSYLIAIKKIFTRIPAGQPRLLKNICVYAVVLLIVGSSTVVMARGGIQRLPLNLSDAYVGNSSYLGNLALNGAYTSLRTLYSLQFKDKLWWDIQYYPFEDAVEKGQEMMISPEREELLSPGYPVYRHYRYNAGEFKPLNVVIFMMESWTAKYIGAFGGKEDAAPYFSSLCKDGVLLENFFANGQRSAEGISAALASIPVWGGMIVPINPSLSQMPVQFLPSILLDEGYNTIYIHGGKKDSLGLAGFIKQAGFTTHIAKEDIEKAGGRDDGFWGIYDEDTFMYAQKMFEEQKQPFFSVIYSLSSHTPYKVPEDKFKFYGKDVPHSDFLNSLRYSDYALSMFFEKAKNSDYFKNTIFVIVADHAEGNSSHDNLFESFHIPGLIYAPFQLKPAVIKKPVTQADLTPTILDILHSSKPHASIGISAFDENKSGIGLLALGDLMVFVKDDWLLLSSVNDPKGLFNYKKNPAEDLSAGDPPKLNEMDQELHYYLQFVHDLILRNRLFLDARK from the coding sequence ATGAGAAGATTATTCATATTCTTAAACAACATTGTTTTCCTGCTCATCGCCCTGTTTTTGTTCCGCCTGACCTTTTTTCTCAAATACAGTGATATAACAGGGGTAAGCATTAAAGACGTGCTCCTTGCTTTCTGTGTGGGGCTGAGGTTTGATCTCGCAACAGCGGGTTATATCCTGACGCCGGTCACGCTCCTGTTTTTTATTCCGTTCATCTCGGAGCGGGAGAAATATCTTAAAATAACGTCACTGCTTTCCCTGATCTGGCTGGACCTGATAATTATCTTTCTCTTTGTGGACCTGAATTATTACCAGTTCTCACAGAGGCATTTGACGTTTGAGATCTCCAACACCATGGGGGATATCCCTTCCATCGTGAAGTCCGGTTTCAGGGAATACCTTCCTGAAATGCTGTCCCTGTTCTTCTTCATGACCGTTTATTCCTATAGTTATTTAATTGCAATAAAAAAGATATTCACAAGAATACCCGCCGGTCAGCCGCGCTTATTAAAAAACATTTGCGTGTATGCGGTCGTTCTGTTGATTGTCGGGTCATCAACAGTCGTGATGGCGCGGGGCGGCATCCAGAGGCTGCCGCTGAATTTAAGTGACGCATACGTAGGCAACTCTTCTTATCTGGGAAATCTTGCGCTCAATGGCGCGTATACGTCTTTGAGGACCCTGTACAGTTTACAGTTCAAGGATAAGCTGTGGTGGGACATTCAGTATTATCCTTTTGAAGATGCGGTGGAAAAAGGACAGGAGATGATGATATCCCCTGAGAGAGAGGAGCTGCTTTCTCCCGGCTACCCCGTTTACAGGCATTACAGGTATAACGCCGGAGAATTCAAGCCGTTGAACGTAGTAATTTTTATGATGGAGAGCTGGACGGCTAAATATATCGGCGCGTTCGGGGGCAAAGAAGATGCGGCCCCGTATTTCAGCAGCCTGTGCAAGGACGGGGTCCTGTTGGAAAATTTCTTTGCAAACGGGCAGCGTTCCGCGGAAGGCATATCCGCTGCCTTAGCATCTATTCCCGTATGGGGAGGGATGATTGTCCCGATCAATCCCTCTCTCTCCCAGATGCCAGTTCAATTTCTACCGTCCATTCTGCTGGATGAGGGATATAACACGATCTATATTCATGGAGGGAAAAAGGACTCATTAGGGCTGGCAGGTTTCATTAAGCAGGCAGGGTTCACAACACATATAGCGAAAGAAGATATTGAAAAGGCCGGCGGCAGGGATGACGGGTTTTGGGGTATTTATGACGAGGACACCTTCATGTATGCGCAGAAAATGTTCGAGGAACAAAAACAGCCCTTTTTCTCCGTCATATATTCGTTAAGCAGCCACACGCCTTACAAAGTGCCGGAGGACAAATTTAAATTTTACGGCAAAGACGTCCCTCACAGTGATTTTCTAAACTCCCTGAGATACTCCGATTACGCTCTTTCCATGTTTTTTGAGAAGGCGAAGAATTCAGACTATTTCAAAAACACTATCTTTGTCATAGTGGCTGACCACGCCGAAGGAAATTCCTCGCACGATAATCTTTTCGAGTCGTTTCATATCCCTGGTTTAATATACGCCCCGTTTCAGCTCAAGCCCGCCGTCATAAAAAAACCTGTGACCCAGGCTGACCTGACTCCCACGATCCTCGATATCCTGCACAGCTCAAAACCTCATGCCTCAATCGGTATATCCGCATTTGATGAAAATAAAAGCGGCATTGGTCTTCTTGCTCTTGGCGATTTAATGGTCTTTGTAAAAGACGACTGGCTGCTGCTTTCCTCGGTCAATGATCCGAAAGGATTATTCAATTACAAAAAAAATCCCGCTGAGGACCTGTCAGCAGGCGATCCGCCCAAGTTGAATGAGATGGACCAGGAGCTTCA